From Citricoccus sp. SGAir0253, a single genomic window includes:
- a CDS encoding FKBP-type peptidyl-prolyl cis-trans isomerase, protein MPGFTPRVPSRPAPRRSRALAPLGLALAGALLLAGCAQPEARGAGDKEALAPVSLTVAEDGSPEVSVDGEIEATEVSARVLKEGEGEEIEPGEVALVQTAVVDPATGEVTADNFTQGSEAVHLTDSLKQGNDVLYNMIDQNRVGAEVAFFMPSEKLGQGATDQLMVFRIAGTTPARATGEPVEDVDPALPAVTLDEETGEPSIATPEGQAPGKLVVQPLRQGDGPEVGAQDYVTLQYKGVKWSDGKEFDSSWSRDQLFGTTLDQVVKGWSQGLEGQKVGSQVMLVVPPELGYGDSKGHELQEETMVFVVDILHAMPPAQQPEPSGSAEAPAEPSPAASE, encoded by the coding sequence ATGCCCGGCTTCACCCCCCGCGTCCCGTCCCGTCCCGCCCCGCGCCGCAGCCGCGCCCTGGCGCCCCTCGGCCTGGCCCTGGCCGGCGCCCTCCTGCTGGCCGGCTGCGCCCAGCCCGAGGCCCGCGGCGCCGGGGACAAGGAGGCCCTGGCCCCGGTGTCCCTGACCGTGGCCGAGGACGGCTCGCCCGAGGTGTCCGTGGACGGGGAGATCGAGGCCACCGAGGTCTCCGCCCGCGTCCTGAAGGAGGGCGAGGGCGAGGAGATCGAGCCGGGGGAGGTGGCGCTCGTGCAGACCGCCGTGGTGGACCCGGCCACGGGCGAGGTCACGGCCGACAACTTCACGCAGGGCTCCGAGGCCGTCCACCTCACCGACTCCCTCAAGCAGGGCAACGACGTCCTGTACAACATGATCGACCAGAACCGCGTCGGCGCCGAGGTCGCCTTCTTCATGCCGTCCGAGAAGCTCGGGCAGGGCGCCACCGACCAGCTCATGGTCTTCCGCATCGCCGGGACGACGCCGGCGCGCGCCACCGGCGAGCCGGTCGAGGACGTCGACCCCGCGCTGCCGGCCGTGACCCTCGACGAGGAGACGGGCGAGCCCTCGATCGCCACGCCGGAGGGCCAGGCCCCCGGGAAGCTCGTCGTCCAGCCGCTGCGGCAGGGCGACGGGCCGGAGGTCGGCGCGCAGGACTACGTCACCCTCCAGTACAAGGGCGTGAAGTGGTCGGACGGCAAGGAGTTCGACTCCTCGTGGTCGCGTGACCAGCTGTTCGGGACCACCCTCGACCAGGTCGTCAAGGGCTGGTCCCAGGGCCTCGAGGGGCAGAAGGTCGGGTCCCAGGTCATGCTCGTGGTCCCGCCGGAGCTGGGCTACGGCGACTCGAAGGGCCACGAGCTGCAGGAGGAGACCATGGTGTTCGTGGTGGACATCCTCCACGCGATGCCGCCCGCCCAGCAGCCCGAGCCCTCCGGGTCCGCCGAGGCCCCCGCCGAGCCGTCCCCGGCCGCCTCCGAGTAG
- a CDS encoding site-2 protease family protein gives MSAPTDPPAATAPAEADRRGMVRLGRVLGVPVDLSWTWSVIALVIVAMFGPQVHVLFPGLGWGAYGVAFLYAVLLLLSVLVHELAHAASARLFGWPTTRIVLNLWGGHTQFGSFQASPGRSLVTALSGPAANVVLALGGQLLLATAAPGGVAGLLLGIFTYANWLVAAFNALPGLPLDGGRIVESAVWALTGNQDRGTIAAGWAGRGIVVALVAAVVVVPWLQGHRPDIPMILILVMVGYFLWAGASESIRGGRLRLRVPDLAAARLMRPAVGLPADATVADVLARPAGTLVVLVSPAGVPEAVVDEDALAAVPAQDARAVPAAAAARALPAGAVVRAGDAGRPLVDRLAAVDGAEYAVLAPDGTVCGVLRQPDVVEWLTTGRRR, from the coding sequence GTGAGCGCGCCCACCGACCCCCCGGCCGCCACGGCGCCGGCGGAGGCGGACCGCCGCGGCATGGTCCGCCTGGGCCGGGTGCTCGGGGTCCCCGTGGACCTGTCCTGGACGTGGTCCGTCATCGCCCTGGTGATCGTGGCGATGTTCGGCCCGCAGGTGCACGTGCTGTTCCCCGGCCTCGGCTGGGGGGCGTACGGAGTCGCCTTCCTCTACGCCGTCCTGCTGCTGCTGTCCGTGCTCGTCCACGAGCTCGCCCACGCCGCCAGCGCCCGGCTGTTCGGCTGGCCGACCACCCGGATCGTCCTGAACCTGTGGGGTGGCCACACCCAGTTCGGCTCCTTCCAGGCCTCGCCCGGGCGGTCCCTCGTCACCGCGCTGTCCGGGCCCGCCGCCAACGTGGTGCTCGCCCTCGGGGGGCAGCTGCTGCTGGCCACCGCCGCCCCCGGCGGAGTCGCGGGACTGCTGCTGGGGATCTTCACCTACGCGAACTGGCTCGTCGCCGCCTTCAACGCCCTGCCCGGGCTGCCGCTGGACGGCGGGCGCATCGTGGAGTCCGCCGTGTGGGCCCTCACCGGCAACCAGGACCGGGGGACGATCGCGGCCGGCTGGGCCGGCCGGGGGATCGTGGTGGCCCTCGTGGCCGCCGTGGTGGTGGTGCCCTGGCTCCAGGGCCACCGCCCGGACATCCCGATGATCCTCATCCTGGTCATGGTCGGCTACTTCCTGTGGGCCGGGGCCTCCGAGTCCATCCGCGGCGGCCGGCTGCGGCTGCGGGTGCCCGACCTGGCCGCGGCGCGGCTCATGCGCCCGGCCGTCGGGCTGCCGGCGGACGCCACCGTCGCCGACGTCCTGGCCCGCCCCGCCGGCACGCTCGTGGTGCTCGTCTCGCCCGCCGGCGTCCCGGAGGCGGTCGTGGACGAGGACGCCCTGGCCGCCGTCCCCGCCCAGGACGCCCGCGCGGTCCCCGCCGCGGCGGCCGCGCGCGCCCTGCCGGCCGGGGCGGTGGTCCGGGCCGGGGACGCCGGCCGCCCGCTCGTGGACCGGCTCGCGGCCGTGGACGGGGCCGAATACGCTGTACTGGCCCCCGACGGCACCGTGTGCGGCGTCCTGCGCCAGCCCGACGTCGTCGAGTGGCTCACCACGGGCCGCCGGCGCTGA
- a CDS encoding FKBP-type peptidyl-prolyl cis-trans isomerase, whose product MSFGQRNYDRSRPEIEFPGENPPQDLVVEDLIEGSGPAVQPGDNVECHYVGVAWSTGAEFDASWNRGQPLPFTVGVGQVIKGWDDGLIGMRPGGRRRLEIPPHLAYGDRGAGAEIGPGETLIFVVDLVDVR is encoded by the coding sequence ATGTCCTTCGGACAGCGCAACTACGACCGCTCCCGTCCCGAGATCGAGTTCCCGGGGGAGAACCCGCCCCAGGACCTCGTCGTCGAGGACCTGATCGAGGGCTCCGGCCCGGCCGTCCAGCCCGGCGACAACGTCGAGTGCCACTACGTCGGCGTCGCCTGGTCCACGGGCGCCGAGTTCGACGCCTCGTGGAACCGCGGCCAGCCGCTGCCGTTCACCGTGGGCGTGGGCCAGGTCATCAAGGGCTGGGACGACGGGCTGATCGGCATGAGGCCGGGCGGCCGGCGCCGCCTGGAGATCCCGCCGCACCTGGCCTACGGCGACCGCGGGGCCGGGGCCGAGATCGGCCCGGGGGAGACCCTGATCTTCGTCGTGGACCTCGTCGACGTCCGCTGA
- the dop gene encoding depupylase/deamidase Dop, producing MGMETEYGVHAPDNPGTGHSVLSVEVVNAYADVVTAAGGSVAGTEWDYGEESPLVDARGWQLPRSAAHPTQLTDRPLTDDDGHPVHLVMNLVLPNGARFYVDHAHPEYSAPETTNPLDAMVWDQAGDRVALAASRRIAEAPGAPQVLLYKNNTDNKSVSYGAHENYLVARSLDFDELAARLLPFFTARQVVCGAGRVGLGVTGRTPGFQVSQRADFFEEQVGLETTIRRPIVNTRDEPHADQERYRRLHVIIGDANLSQYSTWLRCGTTALVLSMIELGTCPVLELRDPVAALQAISHDPTLRATVELADGRRLTGVDLMEVHLEAAGAHVARFGMDDPATTDVLAAWRRVLDLLRTDPAALADRLDWVAKHQLLEGYRQRHGLSWDDPRLGMMDLQYADLRPERGLHHALVRRGSMRTLVPEETVLRAVDTPPSDTRAWARGRTVDVFGRHVVGASWDTLLLREDGQGPLHRFHQREPLSGTARQTAGVFDDGAAPGAFGRLVAALGAAERDGRA from the coding sequence ATGGGGATGGAGACCGAGTACGGGGTGCACGCCCCGGACAACCCCGGCACCGGCCACTCCGTGCTCTCGGTGGAGGTCGTCAACGCCTACGCGGACGTCGTCACCGCCGCCGGCGGCTCGGTGGCCGGCACCGAATGGGACTACGGGGAGGAGTCCCCGCTCGTGGACGCGCGCGGCTGGCAGCTGCCGCGCTCGGCGGCCCACCCCACCCAGCTCACGGACCGGCCCCTGACCGACGACGACGGCCACCCCGTGCACCTCGTGATGAACCTCGTGCTGCCCAACGGCGCCCGGTTCTACGTGGACCACGCCCACCCCGAGTACTCGGCCCCCGAGACCACGAACCCCCTGGACGCCATGGTGTGGGACCAGGCGGGGGACCGCGTGGCCCTGGCCGCCTCGCGGCGGATCGCCGAGGCCCCCGGCGCCCCGCAGGTGCTGCTGTACAAGAACAACACGGACAACAAGTCCGTCTCCTACGGCGCCCACGAGAACTACCTCGTGGCCCGGTCCCTCGACTTCGACGAGCTCGCCGCGCGCCTGCTGCCGTTCTTCACCGCCCGCCAGGTCGTGTGCGGTGCCGGGCGCGTGGGCCTGGGCGTGACGGGCCGCACCCCGGGATTCCAAGTGAGCCAGCGCGCCGACTTCTTCGAGGAGCAGGTGGGGCTGGAGACCACCATCCGGCGCCCGATCGTCAACACGCGCGACGAGCCCCACGCCGACCAGGAGCGCTACCGCCGACTGCACGTCATCATCGGGGATGCCAACCTCTCGCAGTACTCCACGTGGCTGCGCTGCGGCACCACCGCCCTCGTGCTGTCCATGATCGAGCTGGGCACCTGCCCGGTGCTGGAGCTGCGCGACCCCGTGGCGGCGCTCCAGGCGATCAGCCACGACCCCACCCTGCGGGCCACCGTCGAGCTGGCAGACGGGCGCCGGCTGACGGGCGTCGACCTGATGGAGGTCCACCTCGAGGCGGCCGGGGCGCACGTGGCCCGGTTCGGCATGGACGACCCGGCCACGACCGACGTCCTCGCGGCGTGGCGGCGGGTCCTGGACCTGCTCCGGACGGACCCGGCGGCGCTGGCGGACCGGCTGGACTGGGTGGCCAAGCACCAGCTCCTGGAGGGCTACCGGCAGCGCCACGGGCTGTCCTGGGACGACCCCCGGCTCGGGATGATGGACCTGCAGTACGCGGACCTGCGCCCGGAGCGGGGACTGCACCACGCGCTGGTGCGCCGAGGGTCCATGCGGACCCTCGTGCCCGAGGAGACCGTCCTGCGGGCGGTGGACACCCCGCCGTCGGACACCCGGGCCTGGGCCCGGGGCCGGACCGTGGACGTCTTCGGGCGGCACGTGGTCGGGGCCAGCTGGGACACCCTGCTGCTGCGCGAGGACGGCCAGGGGCCGCTCCACCGGTTCCACCAGCGCGAGCCCCTGTCCGGCACCGCGCGGCAGACGGCCGGGGTGTTCGACGACGGCGCCGCCCCCGGCGCGTTCGGCCGGCTGGTGGCCGCGCTGGGCGCGGCCGAGCGCGACGGGCGGGCGTAG
- the arc gene encoding proteasome ATPase has protein sequence MSDSLPGTGGDQPVDSTLARQLDSARRRTATLVEKNRTLEYQLEAAARNNRRMVDLLESTRDEITVLKKALEMDGEAPFSFATVLQVHPAREAVEGVEIAATVQGGVDVLHNGRRIRVALSPLLDEARITQGTDVLLNDSLVIVAIVEGERTGELVRVKETLGDGLLVVVGRGDEERVVRRAERLAAERIRVGDAVTLDARTGYALDLVPLTEVQDVVLEEVPDVSYEDIGGLAEQIEQIRDSIELPFLHPGLYREHGLKAPKGILLYGPPGTGKTLIAKAVASSLAARSTEEARSYFLNIKGPELLNKYVGETERHIRTIFARAREKASDGYPVVVFFDEMESLFRTRGSGLSSDVETTIVPQLLAEIDGVERLDNVIVIGASNREDMLDPAILRPGRLDVKIHVSRPDAAGAADIFGKYLTSRLPLHPTEIERAGGAEAAVEAMIRAATGHLYGRGPATEYVEVTYADGSTRTLHFADFTSGAVIASIVDRAKKHAIKDYLAAGQAQDAKGLTTAHLLRAVDEEFAEQEDLPNNASPEEWARISGHRGGRVAGLRMLLRDRLPSSRDAGAGR, from the coding sequence GTGAGCGACTCCCTGCCCGGCACCGGCGGCGACCAGCCGGTGGACTCCACGCTGGCGCGCCAGCTGGACTCCGCGCGTCGCCGGACCGCCACCCTCGTGGAGAAGAACCGGACCCTGGAGTACCAGCTGGAGGCCGCGGCGCGGAACAACCGCCGCATGGTGGACCTGCTGGAGAGCACCCGGGACGAGATCACCGTCCTGAAGAAGGCCCTCGAGATGGACGGGGAGGCCCCGTTCAGCTTCGCCACCGTGCTGCAGGTGCACCCCGCGCGCGAGGCCGTGGAGGGCGTGGAGATCGCCGCCACGGTCCAGGGCGGCGTGGACGTGCTGCACAACGGCCGGCGCATCCGCGTCGCCCTGTCCCCGCTGCTGGACGAGGCCCGCATCACCCAGGGCACCGACGTGCTGCTCAACGACTCGCTCGTCATCGTGGCGATCGTGGAGGGGGAGCGCACCGGGGAGCTGGTGCGCGTGAAGGAGACCCTCGGGGACGGGCTGCTCGTGGTGGTCGGCCGCGGGGACGAGGAGCGCGTGGTCCGCCGGGCCGAGCGGCTGGCCGCCGAGCGCATCCGCGTGGGGGACGCCGTGACGCTGGACGCGCGCACCGGCTACGCCCTGGACCTGGTCCCGTTGACCGAGGTCCAGGACGTCGTGCTCGAGGAGGTCCCGGACGTCAGCTACGAGGACATCGGCGGGCTGGCCGAGCAGATCGAGCAGATCCGGGACTCGATCGAGCTGCCGTTCCTGCACCCGGGGCTGTACCGCGAGCACGGGCTGAAGGCGCCCAAGGGCATCCTGCTCTACGGCCCGCCCGGCACCGGCAAGACCCTCATCGCCAAGGCCGTGGCCTCCTCCCTCGCGGCGCGCTCCACGGAGGAGGCGCGGTCCTACTTCCTGAACATCAAGGGCCCCGAGCTGCTGAACAAGTACGTGGGCGAGACCGAGCGGCACATCCGCACGATCTTCGCCCGCGCCCGGGAGAAGGCCTCGGACGGCTACCCCGTGGTGGTGTTCTTCGACGAGATGGAGTCCCTGTTCCGCACCCGCGGCTCGGGGCTGTCCTCGGACGTGGAGACCACGATCGTCCCGCAGCTGCTGGCCGAGATCGACGGCGTGGAGCGCCTGGACAACGTCATCGTCATCGGCGCGTCCAACCGCGAGGACATGCTGGACCCGGCCATCCTGCGCCCCGGGCGGCTGGACGTGAAGATCCACGTCTCGCGGCCCGACGCCGCCGGCGCCGCGGACATCTTCGGCAAGTACCTCACGTCCCGCCTGCCGCTGCACCCCACGGAGATCGAGCGGGCCGGGGGCGCCGAGGCCGCGGTGGAGGCCATGATCCGCGCGGCGACCGGGCACCTGTACGGCCGCGGGCCGGCGACCGAGTACGTGGAGGTCACGTACGCGGACGGCAGCACCCGGACCCTGCACTTCGCCGACTTCACCTCCGGCGCCGTGATCGCCTCGATCGTGGACCGGGCGAAGAAGCACGCCATCAAGGACTACCTCGCCGCCGGGCAGGCCCAGGACGCCAAGGGGCTCACCACCGCCCACCTGCTGCGGGCCGTGGACGAGGAGTTCGCCGAGCAGGAGGACCTGCCCAACAACGCCTCCCCGGAGGAGTGGGCCCGCATCTCCGGGCACCGGGGCGGGCGCGTGGCCGGGCTGCGGATGCTCCTGCGCGACCGGCTGCCCTCGTCGCGGGACGCGGGGGCGGGCCGGTGA
- a CDS encoding ubiquitin-like protein Pup: MPQQYSGSGSEREEDLPAPEPTPAASSGTAQSGAADLDSLLDEIDSVLETNAEEFVRGFVQKGGQ; the protein is encoded by the coding sequence ATGCCACAGCAGTACAGCGGGTCCGGCTCCGAGCGCGAGGAGGACCTCCCGGCGCCCGAGCCGACGCCCGCCGCCTCGTCCGGGACCGCCCAGTCCGGCGCGGCCGACCTCGACAGCCTGCTGGACGAGATCGACTCGGTGCTGGAGACCAACGCCGAGGAGTTCGTGCGCGGCTTCGTCCAGAAGGGCGGCCAGTAG
- a CDS encoding tRNA (adenine-N1)-methyltransferase, with product MTEPTTPATATDTAVRPEPVGASERRGPLRPGQRVQLKDAKGRLNTITLTPGGQFHSYQGVLRHDDLIGGPEGVVVQNSAGHDYQVLRPLLSDFVLSMPRGATVVYPKDAGQIVQMADIFPGARVVEAGVGSGGLSISLLRAVGDLGEVHSYERRPEFADVARANVQTFFGGEHPAWSIHLGDAQEEMTRLHGPGSVDRVVLDMLAPWECLDAVATVLAPGGAWISYVATATQLSRVAEAIREDGRFTQVEASETLVRGWHLDGLAVRPDHRMVAHTGFLLLTRRLATGEEALQLKKRSKVSEFSAEDIEAWHPADEARWTPQALGERPVTDKKARKAAREAASMEQKGALRHLEDL from the coding sequence ATGACCGAGCCCACGACCCCCGCCACCGCCACCGACACCGCCGTCCGCCCGGAGCCCGTCGGCGCCTCCGAGCGCCGCGGCCCCCTGCGCCCGGGCCAGCGCGTCCAGCTCAAGGACGCCAAGGGCCGGCTGAACACCATCACCCTGACCCCCGGCGGGCAGTTCCACAGCTACCAGGGCGTGCTGCGCCACGACGACCTGATCGGCGGCCCGGAGGGCGTGGTGGTGCAGAACTCCGCCGGGCATGACTACCAGGTGCTCCGCCCGCTGCTGAGCGACTTCGTGCTGTCCATGCCGCGCGGGGCGACGGTCGTCTACCCCAAGGACGCCGGGCAGATCGTCCAGATGGCGGACATCTTCCCGGGCGCCCGGGTCGTGGAGGCCGGCGTGGGCTCCGGCGGGCTGTCCATCTCCCTGCTGCGCGCCGTCGGCGACCTGGGCGAGGTGCATTCCTATGAGCGCCGCCCCGAGTTCGCGGACGTGGCCCGGGCCAACGTGCAGACCTTCTTCGGCGGTGAGCACCCGGCCTGGAGCATCCACCTGGGCGACGCGCAGGAGGAGATGACGCGGCTGCACGGGCCCGGCTCCGTGGACCGCGTGGTCCTGGACATGCTCGCGCCGTGGGAGTGCCTCGACGCGGTGGCCACCGTGCTGGCCCCCGGCGGCGCCTGGATCAGCTACGTGGCGACCGCGACCCAGCTCTCCCGGGTGGCCGAGGCGATCCGCGAGGACGGCCGGTTCACCCAGGTGGAGGCCTCCGAGACACTGGTCCGCGGCTGGCACCTGGACGGGCTGGCCGTCCGCCCGGACCACCGGATGGTGGCGCACACCGGTTTCCTGCTGCTCACCCGGCGGCTGGCCACCGGCGAGGAGGCCCTGCAGCTGAAGAAGCGCTCCAAGGTCTCGGAGTTCTCCGCCGAGGACATCGAGGCGTGGCACCCGGCGGACGAGGCCCGCTGGACCCCGCAGGCCCTCGGGGAGCGCCCGGTCACGGACAAGAAGGCCCGCAAGGCGGCCAGGGAGGCGGCCTCGATGGAGCAGAAGGGCGCCCTGCGCCACCTCGAGGACCTCTGA
- a CDS encoding YafY family protein, which yields MTESPGTGAGARVPAPERIVSLLWLLLTHRRTGVTRDYLRRYVDGYAAAPSEQAFERMFSRDKEVLKDIGIPLETSAAPAEGADRTEQPDEVRYRIDQDGMYLPHVDFTNAERLALMRARSAWQGSDVDRAVVRALARLDAGEDWLAATSASDHESFGARLADADRTLTALGDAVRAQSVVAFRYRTAGARHPERRTVRAWALTNPTGVWYLIGWDLDRQDQRTFRLTRMESEPQAVAAGGRPAPARPADLDLGPVHALVSGEREPATVTLHLRPGRAVPLRLGAEPAGRTPDGWDRVVLEYTRPAELAGTVAAAGPAARVPDSSPGVLDAVVRLLDGALAAHRLPVPEYELTEPRRTRNRRSDRDRVATMVDVIGLINQRGAMSRAELADRLEVSSRELDQVLDELRFCGMPERYFAGEQFDVLDEDGLVRITQAEDLSGPLRLSVPEAGALVVGLRASAGIPGLAESERSAARTALEKIVAASGPEVARAADGIVARFDFGPHAALAGRLHSAARDRRVLEITYHAAGRDEQSVREVEPLRITTEGGHGYLQAWCRQQDGLRNFRIDRIAAVRETGEVHSGRAVALDGPLFMPRGTELTAHVLFAHRIRDLAEGFRPERTAVLADGSVVAEVRLASADYARAQAARHGGEFRVLSPDWLVDSVTAWVAEARAGHGVADAEPAAGMP from the coding sequence GTGACGGAGTCGCCCGGGACCGGGGCGGGCGCGAGGGTGCCCGCCCCGGAACGCATCGTCTCCCTGCTCTGGCTGCTGCTCACCCACCGCCGCACGGGCGTGACGCGGGACTACCTGCGCCGCTACGTGGACGGCTACGCCGCCGCGCCGTCCGAGCAGGCCTTCGAGCGCATGTTCTCGCGGGACAAGGAGGTGCTCAAGGACATCGGGATCCCGCTGGAGACCTCCGCGGCCCCGGCCGAGGGCGCCGACCGGACGGAGCAGCCGGACGAGGTGCGCTACCGCATCGACCAGGACGGGATGTACCTGCCACACGTCGACTTCACGAACGCCGAGCGGCTGGCGCTCATGCGCGCCCGCTCTGCGTGGCAGGGCTCGGACGTCGACCGGGCCGTGGTCCGGGCCCTCGCCCGGCTCGACGCCGGCGAGGACTGGCTCGCCGCCACCTCGGCCTCCGACCACGAGTCCTTCGGGGCCCGGCTGGCGGACGCGGACCGCACCCTGACGGCCCTCGGGGACGCGGTGCGGGCCCAGTCCGTCGTCGCCTTCCGCTACCGCACCGCCGGCGCCCGGCACCCCGAACGGCGCACCGTACGGGCCTGGGCGCTGACCAACCCGACGGGGGTCTGGTACCTCATCGGCTGGGACCTGGACCGGCAGGACCAGCGCACGTTCCGGCTGACCCGGATGGAGTCCGAGCCCCAGGCCGTGGCCGCGGGCGGCCGTCCGGCACCGGCGCGCCCCGCGGACCTGGACCTGGGGCCCGTGCACGCCCTGGTCTCCGGGGAGCGGGAACCGGCCACCGTGACCCTCCACCTCCGCCCCGGCCGCGCGGTCCCGCTGCGCCTGGGCGCCGAGCCCGCCGGGCGGACCCCGGACGGCTGGGACCGCGTCGTCCTGGAGTACACGCGGCCGGCGGAGCTGGCCGGGACCGTCGCCGCGGCCGGCCCCGCCGCCCGCGTCCCGGACTCCTCGCCCGGGGTGCTGGACGCCGTCGTGCGCCTGCTCGACGGCGCCCTGGCGGCCCATCGGCTCCCGGTGCCCGAGTACGAGCTCACCGAACCACGGCGCACCCGCAACCGCCGCAGCGACCGGGACCGCGTGGCCACCATGGTGGACGTCATCGGCCTGATCAACCAGCGCGGGGCCATGAGCCGCGCCGAGCTGGCGGACCGGCTGGAGGTCTCCTCGCGGGAGCTCGACCAGGTCCTGGACGAGCTGCGCTTCTGCGGCATGCCGGAGCGCTACTTCGCCGGCGAGCAGTTCGACGTCCTGGACGAGGACGGCCTGGTGCGCATCACGCAGGCCGAGGACCTCTCCGGACCGCTGCGGCTGAGCGTGCCGGAGGCCGGCGCGCTGGTGGTGGGGCTGCGCGCCTCGGCGGGCATCCCCGGGCTGGCGGAGTCCGAGCGGTCGGCCGCCCGGACCGCGCTGGAGAAGATCGTGGCCGCCTCCGGACCGGAGGTCGCCCGCGCGGCCGACGGGATCGTCGCCCGCTTCGACTTCGGCCCGCACGCCGCCCTCGCCGGCCGCCTGCACTCCGCGGCCCGCGACCGGCGGGTGCTGGAGATCACCTACCACGCCGCGGGCCGGGACGAGCAGTCCGTCCGGGAGGTCGAGCCGCTGCGGATCACCACCGAGGGCGGCCACGGCTACCTCCAGGCGTGGTGCCGCCAGCAGGACGGCCTGCGCAACTTCCGCATCGACCGCATCGCCGCCGTGCGCGAGACGGGGGAGGTCCACTCCGGCCGGGCGGTGGCCCTCGACGGGCCCCTGTTCATGCCCCGCGGCACCGAGCTGACCGCGCACGTGCTCTTCGCCCACCGCATCCGCGACCTGGCCGAGGGCTTCCGTCCCGAGCGGACCGCGGTGCTGGCGGACGGCTCGGTGGTGGCCGAGGTGCGCCTGGCCTCGGCCGACTACGCCCGCGCGCAGGCGGCCCGCCACGGCGGGGAGTTCCGCGTGCTGTCCCCGGACTGGCTCGTGGACTCGGTGACCGCCTGGGTGGCCGAGGCCCGGGCCGGCCACGGCGTCGCGGACGCGGAGCCGGCCGCCGGGATGCCGTAG
- the pafA gene encoding Pup--protein ligase yields MGVETEFGVHYSHPGTRPLTPEEVARYLFRPVVEWGRSSNVFVANGSRLYLDVGSHPEYATAECSTLDELVAVDKAGELMMQDLIDQASRRMAADGFTGTVYLYKNNADSAGHSYGSHENYLLNRRTEFRRLSEALIPFLITRQLFAGAGRVVPAAAADAEGVDRDRPAAAHFAFSQRADHVMEGISSATTRSRPIINTRDEPHADAAEYRRLHVIVGDSNMSETTQLVRFGATDLMLRMIEAGAALGDHQLENPIRAIRQVSHDPTGTAALGLRSGGRRSALELQRHYLERATAFVQRHGAHHDRIPAVLDLWERALDAVERQDPSGIDTEIDWAIKLRFLSRYRERHGLGWDAARLAQLDLSYHDITPGRGLFSLLQSRGAAARFLDDDAVRAAVDVPPPSTRAALRGRFIRAAREAGQAYSVDWTHLKLNDRPLLTVTTKDPFQTSSDRLDALLATLGPETGPADDPAAGRPASVQPDVAR; encoded by the coding sequence ATGGGGGTGGAGACCGAGTTCGGGGTGCACTACTCGCACCCCGGCACCCGGCCGCTGACGCCCGAGGAGGTCGCGCGCTACCTGTTCCGCCCCGTCGTGGAGTGGGGGCGGTCCTCGAACGTGTTCGTCGCCAACGGCTCGCGGCTCTACCTGGACGTCGGCTCGCACCCCGAGTACGCCACCGCGGAGTGCTCCACCCTCGACGAGCTCGTGGCCGTGGACAAGGCCGGCGAGCTGATGATGCAGGACCTCATCGACCAGGCCTCGCGGCGGATGGCCGCGGACGGCTTCACCGGGACCGTCTACCTGTACAAGAACAATGCCGACTCGGCGGGGCACTCCTACGGTTCGCACGAGAACTACCTGCTGAACCGGCGCACCGAGTTCCGGCGGCTCTCCGAGGCGCTCATCCCCTTCCTCATCACCCGCCAGCTCTTCGCCGGCGCCGGCCGCGTGGTCCCGGCCGCCGCGGCGGACGCCGAGGGCGTGGACCGCGACCGACCGGCCGCGGCGCACTTCGCCTTCTCCCAGCGCGCCGACCACGTCATGGAGGGCATCTCCTCGGCCACCACGCGGTCGCGGCCGATCATCAACACGCGCGACGAGCCGCACGCCGACGCCGCGGAGTACCGCCGGCTGCACGTCATCGTGGGCGACTCGAACATGTCCGAGACCACCCAGCTCGTGCGCTTCGGGGCCACCGACCTGATGCTGCGGATGATCGAGGCGGGAGCCGCCCTCGGCGACCACCAGCTGGAGAACCCCATCCGCGCCATCCGCCAGGTCTCCCACGACCCCACCGGCACCGCCGCCCTGGGCCTGCGCTCGGGCGGCCGGCGCTCGGCCCTGGAGCTGCAGCGCCACTACCTGGAGCGGGCGACCGCCTTCGTCCAGCGCCACGGCGCCCACCACGACCGGATCCCGGCCGTGCTCGACCTGTGGGAGCGGGCCCTGGACGCGGTCGAGCGGCAGGACCCCTCCGGGATCGACACGGAGATCGACTGGGCCATCAAGCTGCGGTTCCTCTCCCGGTACCGCGAGCGGCACGGGCTCGGCTGGGACGCCGCGCGGCTCGCCCAGCTGGACCTGTCCTACCACGACATCACCCCGGGGCGGGGCCTGTTCTCGCTCCTGCAGTCCCGCGGCGCCGCGGCCCGGTTCCTCGACGACGACGCCGTCCGCGCCGCCGTGGACGTCCCGCCGCCGAGCACGCGGGCGGCGCTGCGGGGGCGCTTCATCCGGGCCGCCCGCGAGGCCGGCCAGGCCTACTCGGTGGACTGGACGCACCTGAAGCTCAACGACCGTCCGCTGCTGACCGTCACCACCAAGGACCCCTTCCAGACGTCCTCGGACCGGCTCGACGCCCTCCTCGCCACCCTGGGCCCGGAGACCGGTCCGGCGGACGATCCGGCGGCCGGTCGTCCAGCGTCCGTCCAGCCCGACGTGGCACGGTAG